A part of Caldicellulosiruptor owensensis OL genomic DNA contains:
- a CDS encoding aldo/keto reductase: MKYRPFGKTDFMVSALGFGAMRLPILDGDYSKIDEEKAIEMLHFAIDSGINYIDTAYVYHGGNSEVLVGKALKGGYREKVKIATKLPVWQVNNFDDADRILDEQLKRLDTSYIDFYLLHALNKDRWKKLKEMNIFKWVEKVLSEGKIKYIGFSFHDDLNTFKEIVDSYNWTFCQIQYNILNRNYQAGEEGLKYAAEKGLAVIIMEPLLGGRLAKEPPEEIKQLWNQAKNKRTPVEWALSWLWNQKEVSVVLSGMSTLEQVKENIEYASKYEVGSLTEEEIELVEKVAQKYNELRKVNCTECKYCMPCPQGIDIPWNFSIYNQAYMYNMYQEMKNDYMKKEKERAENCVECGICETKCPQNLPIRKLLKEVAEYFSK, translated from the coding sequence ATGAAGTACAGACCCTTTGGAAAAACAGACTTTATGGTATCTGCTCTTGGCTTTGGTGCAATGAGACTACCAATTTTAGATGGAGACTACTCCAAAATTGATGAAGAAAAAGCAATTGAAATGCTTCATTTTGCAATCGACAGTGGAATCAATTACATTGACACAGCATATGTATATCATGGTGGTAACAGCGAGGTTTTGGTTGGTAAAGCTTTGAAAGGAGGATATAGAGAAAAGGTTAAGATTGCAACAAAACTTCCTGTCTGGCAAGTAAATAATTTTGACGATGCTGATAGAATTTTAGATGAGCAGCTTAAAAGACTTGACACAAGCTATATTGACTTTTATCTTTTGCATGCTCTCAACAAAGACCGCTGGAAGAAGCTAAAAGAGATGAACATTTTCAAATGGGTTGAAAAGGTGCTCTCTGAAGGGAAGATAAAGTATATAGGATTTTCCTTCCACGATGATCTTAATACATTTAAAGAGATTGTTGACAGTTACAACTGGACATTCTGCCAGATACAGTACAATATCCTCAACCGAAACTATCAGGCAGGAGAAGAGGGGCTCAAATACGCAGCCGAAAAAGGATTGGCAGTTATCATTATGGAACCGCTTTTAGGTGGAAGGCTTGCAAAAGAACCTCCAGAAGAAATAAAGCAGCTGTGGAATCAAGCAAAGAACAAAAGAACACCTGTTGAATGGGCGCTTTCATGGTTGTGGAACCAGAAAGAAGTATCAGTTGTTTTAAGTGGTATGAGTACACTTGAACAGGTAAAAGAAAATATTGAATATGCAAGCAAGTACGAAGTTGGAAGTTTGACAGAGGAGGAGATTGAACTTGTTGAAAAGGTTGCGCAAAAGTATAATGAGCTGAGAAAAGTTAACTGTACAGAATGCAAATACTGTATGCCATGTCCGCAAGGTATTGATATTCCATGGAATTTTAGCATTTACAATCAAGCGTATATGTATAACATGTATCAGGAAATGAAGAATGATTACATGAAGAAGGAAAAGGAAAGAGCTGAAAATTGTGTTGAATGTGGTATTTGTGAAACAAAGTGCCCGCAGAACCTTCCGATCAGAAAACTTTTAAAAGAAGTTGCAGAATATTTTTCGAAATAA